The following proteins are co-located in the Pelecanus crispus isolate bPelCri1 chromosome 5, bPelCri1.pri, whole genome shotgun sequence genome:
- the ABCB6 gene encoding LOW QUALITY PROTEIN: ATP-binding cassette sub-family B member 6 (The sequence of the model RefSeq protein was modified relative to this genomic sequence to represent the inferred CDS: deleted 1 base in 1 codon), translated as MAVLGGYCEGNSSIAQAWVQQGFQPCFFFTLVPAVLLSVCLLLGALQYACYVRFGRTMEPKYIPRSHLYRGQVLLSLLLALQPFGGLLWQVAGPGRLYGYMLLHACLWALSWGCAVALLQLEHTRVLVHDRTRGHGTVLLLFWALAFAAENLTLVCWRSPLWWWALEDTNQKVQFGFWLLCYICTFMLFVLGMKAPGLPHKPYMLLVNEEERDVENSQPLLPNASRTTSTWKDFRRKLRLLVPYMWPRGNHLLQGLVLFCMALMGLERAINVFVPIYYKNIVNELTEGVPWHTLAWTVCIYVGLKFLQGGGAGSTGFVSNLRTFLWVWVQQFTNRQVQVQLFAHLHGLSLRWHLGRRTGEVLRSVDRGTSSINSLLSYIVFSIIPTIADIVIGIVYFTSVFSAWFGLIIFVCMSLYLTLTIFITEWRTKYRRDMNTRDNEAKSRAVDSLLNFETVKYYNAESYEVNRFNDAIVKYQLSEWKVSASLGLLNQTQNLVIGLGLLAGSLLCAYFVTENKLQVGDFVLFGTYIIQLYTPLNWFGTYYRMIQNSFVDMENMFELFHEEQEVKDAVNAGDLRLEAGRIEFENVHFSYVDGKEILQDVSFSVMPGQTLALVGPSGSGKSTIIRLLFRFYDVRGGCIRIDRQDISQVKQASLRAHIGVVPQDTVLFNDTIANNIRYGRILATDQEVQEAAQAADIHDRILSFPDGYNTQVGERGLKLSGGEKQRIAIARTILKGPRIILLDEATSALDTETERNIQASLAKVCAHRTTIVVAHRLSTVVGADQILVLKDGRIAERGRHEELLQKGGVYAGMWLQQQAGDENESKERRTEKPPGSKKGP; from the exons AtggcggtgctggggggctACTGTGAGGGCAACAGCTCCATCGCCCAGGCCTGGGTCCAGCAGGGCTTCCAGCCCTGCTTCTTCTTCACGCTGgtgccagctgtgctgctgagcgTTTGCCTGCTGCTGGGCGCCCTGCAGTACGCCTGCTACGTCCGCTTTGGCCGCACCATGGAGCCCAAGTACATCCCCCGCTCCCACCTCTACCGTGGCCAGGtcctgctgtccctgctcctggccctgcagcCCTTCGGTGGGCTGCTGTGGCAAGTGGCGGGGCCAGGACGGCTGTACGGGTACATGTTGCTGCATGCCTGCCTCTGGGCCCTCAGCTGGGGCTGCGCCGTCgccctcctgcagctggagcacaCGCGGGTGCTGGTGCACGACCGGACACGGGGCCATGGCAccgtcctcctcctcttctgggcGCTGGCCTTCGCCGCCGAGAACCTGACCCTGGTGTGCTGGAGGAGCCCGCTGTGGTGGTGGGCACTGGAGGACACCAACCAGAag GTGCAGTTCGGCTTCTGGCTGCTGTGTTACATCTGCACATTCATGCTCTTCGTCCTGGGTATGaaggccccggggctgccccacaAGCCCTACATGCTGCTGGTCAACGAGGAGGAGCGGGACGTAGAGAACAGCCAG CCGCTCCTGCCCAATGCCAGCAGGACCACTTCCACATGGAAGGATTTCCGGAGGAAGCTGCGGCTGCTAGTGCCATACATGTGGCCGAGGGGCAACCAcctgctgcaggggctggtGCTGTTCTGCATGGCGCTCATGGGGCTGGAGCGGGCCATCAACGTCTTCGTCCCCATCTACTACAAGAACATTG TGAACGAGCTGACAGAGGGTGTTCCTTGGCACACCCTGGCCTGGACTGTCTGCATCTACGTGGGGCTGAAGTTCCTGCAGGGTGGAGGTGCTG GCTCTACTGGCTTCGTGAGCAACCTGCGCACCTTCCTGTGGGTGTGGGTGCAGCAGTTCACCAACCGGCAGGTGCAGGTGCAGCTCTTCGCCCACCTGCACGGGCTGTCCCTGCGCTGGCACCTGGGGCGTCGCACCGGTGAGGTCCTGCGCAGCGTGGACCGGGGCACCAGCAGCATCAACAGCCTGCTCAG CTACATCGTCTTCAGCATCATCCCCACCATTGCGGACATTGTCATCGGCATCGTTTACTTCACCTCGGTCTTCAGCGCCTGGTTTGGCCTCATCATCTTCGTGTGTATGAGCCTCTACCTGA CTCTGACCATCTTCATCACTGAGTGGAGGACCAAGTACCGGCGGGACATGAACACACGGGACAACGAGGCCAAGTCCCGGGCCGTGGACTCACTGCTCAATTTTGAGACG GTGAAGTACTACAATGCAGAGAGCTACGAGGTGAACCGCTTTAATGATGCCATCGTCAAGTACCAG CTCTCGGAGTGGAAAGTCAGTGCCTCGCTGGGTCTCCTCAACCAGACCCAGAACCTGGTCATcggcctggggctgctggcg gggTCCCTACTCTGCGCCTACTTCGTCACCGAAAACAAGCTGCAG GTGGGGGACTTTGTCCTCTTCGGCACCTACATCATCCAGCTCTACACGCCGCTCAACTGGTTCGGGACTTACTACAG gATGATCCAGAACTCCTTCGTGGACATGGAGAACATGTTTGAGCTCTTCCACGAGGAGCAGGAG GTGAAGGATGCGGTGAACGCCGGCGACCTGCGCTTGGAGGCCGGGCGGATTGAGTTTGAGAACGTGCACTTCAGCTACGTGGATGG GAAGGAAATCCTGCAGGACGTCTCCTTCTCTGTGATGCCTGGGCAGACCCTGGCCCTG GTGGGACCTTCGGGCTCGGGGAAGAGCACCATCATCCGCCTGCTCTTCCGCTTCTACGACGTGCGGGGCGGCTGCATCCGCATCGACAGGCAGGACATCTCCCAG GTGAAGCAGGCGTCGCTGCGCGCTCACATCGGGGTGGTGCCCCAGGACACGGTGCTCTTCAACGACACCATCGCCAACAACATCCGTTACGGACGGATCCTGGCCACTgaccaggaggtgcaggaggcagcccaggctgctgacATCCACGACCGCATCCTTTCCTTCCCCGATG GATACAACACCCAGgtgggggagcgggggctgaAGCTGAGTGGCGGGGAGAAGCAGCGCATCGCCATCGCACGCACCATCCTGAAGGGTCCCCGCATCATCCTGCTGGATGAG GCCACGTCTGCGCTCGACACAGAGACCGAGAGGAACATCCAGGCCTCCCTGGCCAAGGTCTGCGCCCACCGCACCACCATCGTTGTTGCACATAG